In Roseofilum capinflatum BLCC-M114, a single window of DNA contains:
- the map gene encoding type I methionyl aminopeptidase: MGSETIVLLSRREIDKMRKAGILASQLLDHLAPMVQPGVSTLELNDEAERWTREHGAISAPLGYHGFPKSICTSVNEVICHGIPNSKQKLKDGDIINIDVTPILDGYYGDTSRTFFVGTPSPVAKKLVEVTYECMMRGIAAVKPGGRIGDIGAAIQEYAESHGFSVVRDFVGHGINREFHTAPQVPHYGVRGKGKRLRKGMVFTIEPMINEGTYEAQVLDDNWTAVTQDGKLSAQFEHTIAVTDTGVEILTLPESKDEYKSA, from the coding sequence ATGGGAAGCGAAACAATTGTATTGCTATCACGTCGCGAAATCGACAAAATGCGGAAAGCTGGCATCTTAGCGAGTCAGTTACTCGATCACCTAGCGCCCATGGTACAACCTGGAGTCAGTACCCTAGAATTAAATGATGAAGCCGAGCGATGGACTCGCGAACATGGGGCGATTAGTGCGCCATTAGGATATCATGGCTTTCCCAAATCTATTTGTACCAGTGTTAATGAAGTCATTTGTCATGGTATTCCCAATAGCAAACAAAAGCTCAAGGACGGTGACATTATTAATATTGATGTGACTCCGATTTTAGATGGCTATTATGGGGATACATCGCGGACGTTTTTTGTCGGCACTCCTTCACCTGTCGCCAAAAAGTTGGTCGAGGTAACCTATGAATGTATGATGCGCGGGATTGCGGCCGTGAAACCAGGGGGGAGAATTGGCGATATTGGCGCAGCGATTCAAGAGTATGCCGAATCTCATGGGTTTTCGGTGGTGCGCGATTTTGTCGGTCATGGGATTAACCGCGAATTTCATACTGCTCCCCAGGTTCCCCATTATGGAGTCAGAGGAAAAGGAAAACGCTTGCGTAAAGGGATGGTGTTTACTATTGAGCCGATGATTAATGAAGGCACTTATGAGGCTCAGGTTTTAGACGATAATTGGACAGCCGTCACTCAGGATGGAAAACTCTCAGCCCAGTTTGAGCATACGATCGCCGTTACTGATACTGGAGTAGAAATCCTTACTTTACCAGAATCCAAAGACGAGTATAAAAGTGCTTAA